In Lentibacillus amyloliquefaciens, one DNA window encodes the following:
- the hpt gene encoding hypoxanthine phosphoribosyltransferase: MHNDIEKVLISEDDIAAKCAELGEQLTNDYDGKFPLAIGVLKGALPFMSDILRHINTHLEMDFMDVSSYGGQMRSSGEVKIEKDLDTKVEGRDLLIIEDIIDSGLTLSYLVDLFKYRKANSIKIVTLLDKPTGRTSHIKADIAGFEVPNEFVVGYGLDYQEKYRNLPYIGVLKPEIYSGK; this comes from the coding sequence ATGCACAACGATATTGAAAAGGTATTGATTTCTGAAGATGACATTGCTGCCAAATGTGCAGAGCTTGGTGAGCAGCTCACCAACGACTATGACGGAAAGTTCCCTTTGGCGATCGGTGTTTTAAAAGGGGCGCTGCCGTTTATGTCAGATATCTTGCGGCATATCAATACACACCTGGAAATGGATTTTATGGACGTATCAAGCTACGGGGGCCAAATGCGTTCTTCAGGTGAAGTAAAGATTGAAAAAGACTTGGACACAAAGGTTGAAGGCCGTGATTTACTGATTATTGAGGATATTATTGACAGTGGCCTGACATTAAGCTATTTGGTGGATTTATTTAAATATCGAAAAGCGAATTCCATCAAAATTGTTACGCTGCTTGATAAACCAACCGGCCGGACATCGCATATAAAAGCAGATATCGCCGGCTTTGAAGTACCCAATGAATTTGTTGTTGGCTACGGGTTGGATTATCAGGAAAAATACCGGAACTTACCTTATATTGGCGTGCTTAAGCCGGAAATTTACAGTGGGAAATAA